A genomic segment from Papilio machaon chromosome 10, ilPapMach1.1, whole genome shotgun sequence encodes:
- the LOC123721327 gene encoding uncharacterized protein LOC123721327, whose protein sequence is MEAQLRLLEDIKCRIHKGLINFKKSPKERRLLNQKQMTIESSINLKQLLDTTTDCLHELSNLGVQVDAWDIIVIYLIGSKLDVETRKQWELQHHTLLHKKFDPNTEADSSAPLTSANKEPPQNESKAEPHISTHFAKNVHSQVLLATAVVKARSRRLGGGHSDLTSKYMVQVNIQSLIDPNFNFQIKAYVLSRVTSILPERKFTLVDWPELHSVELADPNFNKPSKIDILLGSEAYTKILKEGLIKDPRGKTMAQDTYLGWIVSGEVEDEGQSHHKLTISMHAKVETDQILKRFWELEAEPTNSESSILSPEEQACEDYFAATTRRDENGRYIVKLPFRSSHMEEITNEVENNKIGAVYLPHHGVIRENKSTTKLRVVFDASAKGSDGVALNDTLMVGPPLQADLRHTVMRWRLHPICLVADIIKMYRQVKVAGDHVDYQRILWREDVHSNVKEYRLLRVTFGISSAPYLAVKALQQTACDEGESYPYAASRIMTDFYMDDLMTGCQTEEEAVKIYHEFNELLNKTGFTLQKWTSNREELLKQIELDTGRNLEIKEDETTRILGLTWNRNSDEFHYTVNLPFSTPSPSVPETKRSVISEISRLYDPLGWIAPCIITAKIFIQKLWISGLDWDDELSAELLAEWQFYRCELQKLNGFRIPRWLQRKNNDQNVELHGFSDASSVAYAAVVYMRVIDSEGQINCNLVTAKTKVAPIKQVSIPRLELCGAVLVTKLLLEVARVLNVQKSDLHAWTDSTVVLAWLSDHPSRWKTFVANRTSEILTALDSTQWHYVDTKNNPADIASRGTTPTSLLNDSLWKHGPPWLLADTIAYCRPKAIMTKLEQRSVKVHAAEVTDDSIELIWSRFSSFRKLTRTLAYCRRFLNLKVAKALRTQLPPYLTASEISDTIHRCLMLCQIVWFETEIEAIRAGKNVSKNNGLISLNPYLDDRGLMRVGGRIQNSQLDDNMKHPIIVPYQSHLTKLLISDAHQRVLHGGPQLTLNFLRSKYWIVRGKQLIKAHIHNCVPCIRHAAVTRNQLMGQLPSCRVTPSKPFLHSGVDYAGPIQMRTAKGRGHKSYKGYICLFVCMATRAVHIEAVSDLTSEGFLSAFKRFVARRGHCSHLYSDNGTNFVGASKELKAMFHNECASLPREIAALLANNGTEWHFIPPHSPNFGGLWEAGIKSTKHHLRRVIGDSTLTFEELSTVLSQIEACLNSRPLSQNSANSTDPNPLTPGHFLVGQPLVIAQTITMSIRQ, encoded by the exons CATCACACTCTTTTGCACAAAAAATTCGATCCTAATACGGAGGCGGACTCTTCCGCACCCCTCACCAGTGCTAATAAGGAACCACCACAGAACGAGTCCAAGGCTGAACCTCATATTTCAACCCATTTCGCGAAAAATGTACATAGTCAGGTTTTACTAGCTACCGCCGTTGTTAAGGCTAGGTCGAGAA GATTGGGGGGAGGTCATAGCGACCTGACTTCAAAATACATGGTTCAAGTTAACATTCAATCTTTAATTGATCCTAActtcaattttcaaataaaagctTATGTGCTGAGTAGGGTAACTTCTATTTTACCAGAAAGGAAGTTTACATTGGTGGATTGGCCAGAACTTCATAGTGTTGAGTTGGCTGatccaaattttaataagcccagcaaaattgatattttgctAGGTTCAGAAGCctatactaaaattttaaaagaaggcTTAATTAAGGACCCTAGAGGTAAAACAATGGCTCAAGATACTTACCTTGGTTGGATAGTGTCTGGAGAAGTTGAGGATGAAGGGCAGTCGCATCATAAGTTAACTATTAGCATGCATGCAAAGGTCGAAACAGATCAAATCCTAAAAAGATTTTGGGAGTTAGAGGCAGAGCCAACAAACTCTGAATCATCAATACTTAGTCCTGAAGAACAAGCATGCGAAGATTACTTCGCTGCCACAACGCGCAGGGATGAAAATGGACGCTACATTGTTAAGCTGCCATTTCGGTCAA GTCATATGGAAGAAATTACCAATgaagtagaaaataataaaattggcgCTGTTTACTTACCGCATCATGGTGTAATCCGCGAAAATAAGTCGACCACAAAATTAAGGGTGGTATTTGACGCGTCAGCTAAAGGATCCGATGGTGTTGCTTTGAACGACACTTTAATGGTTGGACCACCCTTACAAGCTGACTTACGCCATACTGTTATGCGGTGGCGACTACACCCTATATGTCTAGTAGCCgatatcataaaaatgtatcggCAAGTGAAGGTGGCTGGTGATCACGTAGACTATCAAAGGATTTTATGGCGAGAAGACGTTCATTCTAACGTAAAGGAATATAGGCTTTTGAGAGTTACATTTGGAATATCAAGCGCACCTTACCTGGCAGTGAAGGCATTGCAGCAAACTGCTTGCGATGAAGGCGAATCATATCCATATGCTGCAAGTAGAATCATGACAGACTTTTATATGGATGATCTCATGACGGGTTGCCAGACTGAAGAAGAAGCTGTAAAAATCTATCACGAGTTTAAtgagcttttaaataaaaccggTTTCACCTTACAGAAATGGACAAGTAACCGAGAAGAACTACTTAAACAAATAGAACTGGATACTGGAAGAAATCTAGAAATAAAGGAAGATGAAACTACAAGAATTTTAGGACTTACCTGGAACCGTAATTCTGATGAATTCCATTACACTGTAAACTTACCTTTTTCAACACCGTCACCATCGGTACCTGAAACTAAAAGAAGTGTCATATCAGAGATATCACGTTTATATGACCCATTAGGTTGGATCGCACCATGTATAATTACCGCAAAGATCTTCATCCAAAAACTATGGATCAGTGGTTTAGATTGGGATGACGAACTATCTGCAGAGCTTCTGGCTGAATGGCAGTTTTACCGTTGCGAGTTACAAAAACTCAATGGATTTAGGATTCCGAGATGGCtgcaaagaaaaaacaatgatCAAAATGTGGAATTACATGGTTTCTCTGATGCATCAAGTGTGGCGTACGCCGCGGTTGTTTACATGAGAGTTATTGATAGTGAAGGCCAAATAAACTGCAATTTGGTAACTGCAAAAACAAAGGTAGCTCCCATAAAACAGGTTTCAATACCAAGACTGGAGTTATGTGGAGCAGTTTTAGTTACCAAATTACTGTTAGAAGTAGCTCGAGTTTTGAATGTTCAAAAATCAGACTTACATGCATGGACGGATTCAACAGTCGTGCTAGCATGGTTGAGCGATCATCCGAGTCGGTGGAAAACCTTCGTTGCAAATCGGACATCTGAAATCCTTACTGCCCTCGACTCCACTCAATGGCATTATGTggacacaaaaaataatcccGCAGATATTGCTTCGAGGGGAACAACACCCACatctttattaaatgattCGCTTTGGAAACACGGACCACCGTGGTTGCTAGCTGACACCATAGCATATTGCAGACCTAAAGCTATAATGACCAAACTGGAACAGAGATCTGTTAAGGTTCATGCGGCAGAGGTAACCGACGATTCGATCGAATTAATATGGTCCAGATTTTCATCTTTCCGTAAGTTAACCAGGACGTTAGCCTATTGCAGacgatttttgaatttaaaggtGGCTAAAGCATTACGGACACAGTTACCGCCTTACCTAACAGCTTCTGAAATCTCAGATACCATCCATCGCTGTCTCATGCTCTGTCAAATAGTGTGGTTTGAGACAGAAATAGAGGCAATACGAGCTGGTAAAAACGTTAGCAAGAACAACGGTTTGATTTCTTTGAATCCTTATTTGGATGATAGGGGCCTCATGAGAGTGGGAGGAAGAATCCAAAATTCTCAGTTAGATGACAATATGAAGCACCCTATCATTGTTCCTTATCAGTCTCATTTGACGAAACTGCTCATATCGGACGCTCATCAACGCGTACTGCACGGCGGGCCACAATTGACATTAAATTTCCTTCGGTCAAAATATTGGATTGTGCGAGGTAAGCAGTTGATTAAAGCTCATATCCACAACTGTGTACCATGTATTCGTCATGCAGCTGTAACAAGAAATCAACTGATGGGGCAGTTGCCGTCATGTAGGGTGACACCGAGTAAACCTTTTCTTCATTCGGGCGTCGATTATGCGGGTCCAATTCAAATGAGAACAGCTAAGGGTCGCGGACATAAGTCCTACAAAGGATATATATGTCTTTTTGTTTGCATGGCAACTCGTGCTGTGCACATCGAAGCGGTCTCTGATTTGACATCTGAAGGCTTTCTTTCAGCCTTTAAACGTTTTGTCGCCAGACGTGGTCACTGCAGTCATCTTTACAGTGACAACGGCACCAACTTCGTTGGAGCTTCAAAGGAGCTTAAGGCAATGTTTCACAATGAATGTGCTTCTCTTCCTCGAGAAATAGCGGCTTTATTGGCCAATAATGGAACAGAATGGCATTTCATCCCGCCTCACTCTCCTAACTTCGGAGGTCTGTGGGAAGCTGGgataaaaagtacaaaacatCACCTTAGACGAGTTATTGGTGATTCTACTTTGACTTTCGAGGAGTTGAGTACAGTTTTGTCACAAATTGAGGCATGTCTGAACTCAAGACCTCTGTCACAGAATAGTGCTAACTCGACAGATCCAAACCCTTTGACACCAGGACATTTCTTGGTCGGTCAGCCACTGGTGATAGCACAGACTATAACTATGAGCATACGACAGTGA